Genomic DNA from Klebsiella variicola:
CCGGACCATCACGGCCGGTTAAGCCGCTCTGCGCCTGGTAGACAAACTGCGGCGTGGTTTCCAGTAACTGGAACGGTTCGGTCGACTTCAGCGTTTTTGGATACGCCAGAAGCAGCGCCTGCTCAATATCGCCACCGTTGGTGTTGATAGTCAGTTCAAGCACGTCGGTTTTAACCGTAATCAGTTTCCCCTGGCCACTGGCCGGTACGCCCTGGTCGGCGGCGCTACCCGCTGCTGTGGTCGTAGTCTGCGTGGTCTGCTGCTGGGGCTGCGGATTTTTGTCCTGCTCCCAGGCTTGCCAGATCATGAAAGACACGAACAACAAAGCGATGATAAGAAGATTGCGTTGCGAATCCATCGTTAGTGTTCTCTGGTATCAAATGGTCCAGGCGGGACGGGATCGTCACCACCAGGGTGTAAAGGGTGGCATTTTAATACGCGTTTCATTGTCAACCAACTGCCTTTTATCACACCAAACCTGCGTAAGGCCTCAATTCCGTATTGAGAACAGGTTGGGGTGAAACGACAATGCGGCCCGAGTAGCGGACTAATCAGGCGCTGATAAACTCTAATCAGGCCGATCAGGACCCGCGAGCCAGG
This window encodes:
- the yidD gene encoding membrane protein insertion efficiency factor YidD, with protein sequence MAPPLSPGSRVLIGLIRVYQRLISPLLGPHCRFTPTCSQYGIEALRRFGVIKGSWLTMKRVLKCHPLHPGGDDPVPPGPFDTREH